The window GGTGGGGTGTGTGCCCGTCTTCGGTGGGGGTTCTCGTGCCTACCTAGCTAACGGCTACGAGAAGTACGAGCGTGCGGATGGGCCGGGGGTAGTTACCAAGCCATGTGAGTGGTATACCTACTTCAAGCCAACCTGCACCGGTGAGCGCCTGGGACCGGACAGCGAGCAGAAGCGGTGCTGTGACTGGCGGATCGCTTCGAGCGGGCAATAGCCGAGGAGGTCTGCGGTGGCGAACAGGGGAATCACTCTCGTCGAATTGCTTGTCGTAATCGTGATACTGTTGGCACTCGCTGCTGTGGTGGTGCCGGTGACACACATGGTCCGGTCCCGCAGTCTACTGTCCAGTTGTGGCAACAACCTGGGCCAACTCGGCAAAGCGGTGGCGATGTACGCCGATGATTACCATGGCTGGCTGCCGTGCTATCTGGTTCAGGGCGCACACTATACGAGCATCCTTCGCGACGGCTCGCAGTTGCCTCGCAACTACGACGGCAAGCCGAAAGAGTGGCGGGATTCGCTTGCGAAGTACACTAGGTCCACCGAGGTTTTCTGGTGTCCGGCGGACCGCTTTCGCGGCCGGCTGGCTCAATCGGTCTCCGACGAGCCGCAGGATGCACGAAGACAGCTCTACACTAGCTACCTCATCTCTTCCCTCCTCTGGGCGAGAAGACCGCATCGTGTAGACCCCGCGGGGAATTTGCGGGTCCGTCTGTCGGCGCTGCCTCTCGGCCCCTCCAGGACAATCTATCTCGTGGAAACCGTCTGGCCTCCCGAGCGACGAACTCCCCAAGGGACAATAACATACGATTCGCAGCATGGACAGGTGGAGAACCTGCTGCTCTTGGACGGCAGCGTGCGAAGCCTGCGAATCGGCGAGGAAATCCCATGGGCCATCGAACCGCCTCAGTAGGCCTGGGCTATCCAGTGCTGCGAAGGAAGATATCTCATGGGTTAGGGAGCCGTGATGACGGCAGTGGCCAGTGTGTCGGCTCGGGCTGTCGTCA is drawn from Fimbriimonadia bacterium and contains these coding sequences:
- a CDS encoding type II secretion system protein; protein product: MANRGITLVELLVVIVILLALAAVVVPVTHMVRSRSLLSSCGNNLGQLGKAVAMYADDYHGWLPCYLVQGAHYTSILRDGSQLPRNYDGKPKEWRDSLAKYTRSTEVFWCPADRFRGRLAQSVSDEPQDARRQLYTSYLISSLLWARRPHRVDPAGNLRVRLSALPLGPSRTIYLVETVWPPERRTPQGTITYDSQHGQVENLLLLDGSVRSLRIGEEIPWAIEPPQ